The following coding sequences are from one Sesamum indicum cultivar Zhongzhi No. 13 linkage group LG11, S_indicum_v1.0, whole genome shotgun sequence window:
- the LOC105173168 gene encoding beta-amylase 7 (The sequence of the model RefSeq protein was modified relative to this genomic sequence to represent the inferred CDS: added 35 bases not found in genome assembly), with protein sequence MGVESDNGVMAAEMQRFGTSEEDDDEMGMDVKEEDDDDDDDEEKNMATPAVVGVDVGILSTSGSNRYMHHQQYRDQPTPQGGGARRCRPQEEKERTKLRERQRRAITAKILAGLRRHGNYNLRVRADINDVIAALAREAGWVVLPDGTTFPSRTQGSRPTGGASNTAMTSASSQMPAQHTSPTSLGGISPGYKSAVDYSASHMKGVFVSTSSPYDSSSGARSQSPAMIGDGGDLQNDPLLGGSIGSVDNRQVVDMPTKLQDRDFAGTPYVPVYIMLPLGVVNMKSELVDPDGLVKQLKILKSLKVDGVMVDCWWGVVEAHAPQEYNWNGYRRLFQIVRELKMKLQVVMSFHECGGNVGDDVCIPLPHWVAEIGRSNPDIFFTDRAGRRNPECLSWGVDKERVLRGRTGVEVYFDYMRSFRVEFDEFFEDGLISMIVVGLGPRGELRYPCNPVKHGWRYPGIGEFQCYDRYMLKSLQKAAEIRGHSFWARGPENAGSYNSRPHETGFFCDGGDYDGYYGRFFLKWYSQGLVDHGDRVLSLAKLAFEGTFVAAKLSGIHWWYKTASHAAELTAGYYNSCNRDGYAAIMAMLKRHGAAICFTCSHMSMVDHHMDFSESLADPEGLTWQVLNAAWDASIPVASENSFPCHDREGYNYLLEKAKPIGDPDGRHFSAFTYLRLNPLLMERQNLVEFEQFVKRMHGEAVLEYQT encoded by the exons GTGATGGCGGCGGAGATGCAGAGATTTGGCACAagtgaagaagatgatgatgaaatgGGGATGGATGTGAAGgaggaagatgatgatgatgatgacgatgAAGAGAAGAATATGGCAACCCCTGCAGTAGTTGGTGTGGATGTGGGCATTCTGTCAACAAGTGGTAGTAATAGGTATATGCATCACCAACAATATCGAGATCAGCCAACTCCGCAAGGAGGAGGGGCTCGAAGGTGTAGGCCAcaggaagagaaagagagaactAAGCTACGGGAGCGACAGCGCAGAGCAATCACAGCAAAGATTTTGGCTGGGCTTCGCAGGCATGGTAACTACAATCTTAGAGTTAGAGCTGACATTAATGATGTCATTGCTGCTTTGGCAAGGGAAGCAGGTTGGGTTGTTCTTCCAGATGGAACCACGTTTCCTTCCAGAACACAG GGGTCGCGACCAACTGGTGGTGCATCAAACACTGCCATGACATCAGCTTCTTCCCAAATGCCAGCACAACATACTTCTCCTACCTCCTTGGGAGGCATCTCTCCAGGCTATAAGAGTGCAGTTGATTACAGCGCATCTCACATGAAAGGTGTTTTTGTCTCCACCTCATCTCCTTATGATTCATCCTCTGGCGCCAGGTCTCAGAGTCCAGCGATGATTGGAGATGGAGGTGACCTGCAGAATGATCCTCTTCTGGGGGGCTCCATTGGTTCAGTCGACAACAGGCAG GTTGTTGACATGCCCACAAAATTACAGGACAGGGATTTTGCTGGCACACCTTATGTTCCAGTTTACATTATGCTGCCA TTGGGTGTTGTCAATATGAAGTCGGAGCTTGTTGATCCAGATGGTCTAGTGAAGCAATTGAAAATCTTGAAATCACTTAAAGTTGATGGTGTTATGGTTGATTGCTGGTGGGGTGTGGTGGAAGCACATGCACCCCAGGAATATAACTGGAATGGCTACAGGAGGTTATTTCAAATAGTAAGGGAGCTGAAAATGAAGCTACAG GTTGTAATGTCCTTTCATGAATGTGGTGGTAATGTCGGGGATGATGTTTGTATTCCCCTACCTCACTGGGTGGCTGAAATTGGTAGAAGCAATCCAGACATATTTTTCACAGATAGAGCTGGAAGGCGCAACCCAGAATGCCTGTCTTGGGGAGTTGACAAGGAAAGAGTTTTGAGGGGCAGGACCGGTGTAGAG GTCTACTTTGATTACATGAGAAGCTTTCGGGTTGAATTTGATGAGTTTTTTGAGGATGGTCTCATATCTATGATTGTAGTTGGACTTGGTCCACGTGGAGAGCTGAGATACCCTTGTAACCCTGTGAAGCATGGTTGGAGATACCCTGGTATTGGTGAGTTTCAG TGCTATGATCGATATATGTTGAAAAGCCTGCAGAAGGCAG CCTGAGAATGCTGGTTCCTACAATTCACGGCCGCATGAGACTGGATTTTTCTGTGATGGGGGCGATTATGATGGTTATTATGGCAGGTTTTTCCTCAAGTGGTATTCTCAGGGTTTAGTTGACCATGGTGATCGTGTGCTTTCTCTGGCCAAGTTAGCTTTTGAAGGAACTTTCGTTGCTGCAAAG CTATCAGGCATCCATTGGTGGTACAAGACAGCTAGTCATGCTGCCGAATTAACTGCTGGATATTATAACTCCTGCAATCGTGATGGATATGCTGCTATTATGGCAATGCTAAAGAGGCATGGGGCTGCCATATGCTTTACATGTTCCCATATGAGCATGGTAGATCATCATATGGACTTCTCCGAGTCTCTAGCCGATCCTGAGGGATTAACTTGGCAA GTTCTGAATGCTGCTTGGGATGCTTCTATACCAGTTGCCAGTGAAAATTCTTTTCCATGCCATGACAGAGAAGGgtacaattatttattggaaAAGGCAAAGCCCATCGGTGATCCAGATGGGAGGCATTTTTCTGCTTTTACCTACCTGAGGCTCAACCCACTTCTCATGGAAAGACAAAACCTCGTTGAATTTGAACAGTTTGTCAAGAGAATGCACG GGGAAGCTGTTCTCGAGTATCAGACATAG